A genomic region of Nostoc sp. UHCC 0702 contains the following coding sequences:
- a CDS encoding site-specific integrase, translated as MKTKVLLELEKVNLRLKSAKTKVTIRESNGSLQLRATLPIKPGDKDKNGTGRKQYNLSLNIPANLDGLKTAEEEAYELGKLIARKTFEWNDKYLGNEAIRKDFKSIGELLEKFEEEYFKNHHRTTKSEHTFFYYFSRTKRFTNPQDLATAENLINSIEKIDKEWARYNAARAIAAFCQAFKIEIDLSQYSKMPENNSRNIPTDAEISAGFSRFEDYFDNRGNQVNENVRDSWQLWRWTYGMLAVFGLRPRELFTNPDIDWWLSQENVDLTWKVHKDCKTGERQALPLYQQWILEFDLKNPKYLEMLATAINKKDNSNHAEITALTQRVSWWFRKIGLDFKPYDLRHAWAIRAHILGIPIKAAADNLGHSVQVHTQTYQRWFSLDMRKLAINQALSKRDEVEVIREENAKLRMENERLKLEIEKLKMQLVYEMS; from the coding sequence ATGAAAACAAAGGTACTCCTGGAATTAGAAAAGGTAAATCTGCGTTTGAAGTCTGCAAAGACAAAAGTCACAATTAGAGAATCAAATGGAAGTCTGCAATTACGTGCTACTTTACCAATTAAACCGGGAGACAAAGACAAAAACGGAACTGGGAGAAAGCAATACAATCTTAGTTTAAATATTCCTGCTAACTTGGATGGTTTAAAGACGGCTGAAGAAGAAGCTTATGAATTAGGTAAATTAATTGCCCGTAAAACGTTTGAATGGAATGATAAATATTTAGGCAATGAGGCAATTAGAAAAGACTTTAAAAGTATAGGCGAATTACTGGAAAAATTTGAAGAGGAGTATTTTAAAAATCATCACCGCACGACAAAAAGCGAACATACTTTTTTTTATTATTTTTCCAGAACCAAGCGTTTTACTAATCCTCAAGATTTAGCAACTGCTGAAAATCTGATAAATTCAATTGAAAAAATCGATAAAGAATGGGCTAGATATAATGCAGCCAGAGCGATCGCTGCATTTTGCCAAGCTTTCAAAATTGAAATTGATTTATCTCAATATTCCAAAATGCCTGAGAATAATTCTCGGAATATCCCAACCGATGCTGAAATATCCGCAGGATTTAGCAGATTTGAAGATTATTTTGATAACAGAGGTAATCAAGTCAATGAAAATGTTAGAGATAGCTGGCAGCTTTGGCGATGGACGTATGGGATGTTAGCAGTTTTTGGTTTACGACCAAGGGAATTGTTTACTAACCCTGATATTGATTGGTGGTTGAGTCAAGAAAATGTAGATTTGACATGGAAAGTTCATAAAGATTGTAAGACTGGAGAAAGGCAAGCGTTACCATTATATCAACAATGGATTTTGGAGTTTGATTTAAAAAATCCTAAATATTTAGAGATGTTGGCAACGGCAATTAATAAAAAAGATAATAGCAATCATGCAGAAATCACAGCTTTGACACAACGAGTTAGTTGGTGGTTCCGTAAAATTGGACTAGATTTTAAGCCCTATGATTTACGTCACGCTTGGGCAATTCGGGCGCACATTCTGGGAATACCAATTAAAGCAGCAGCAGATAATTTAGGGCATAGTGTACAAGTTCACACGCAAACTTATCAACGTTGGTTCTCGCTTGATATGCGGAAGTTGGCAATTAATCAGGCTTTGAGTAAGAGGGATGAAGTTGAAGTCATTAGGGAGGAGAATGCTAAATTGAGGATGGAAAATGAAAGATTGAAGCTTGAGATTGAAAAATTGAAGATGCAATTGGTATATGAGATGAGTTAA
- a CDS encoding ATP-binding protein: MYIYKLTRIVFNNGEEVKPGNLTVIIGPNNAGKSRILKDIAQKTTTSTPLPNVVVSDVDWTTPQNLQELREAHSLERYQDEYNNWVFRTLAPELSLERQVGASFWSESEDDQIYYLSDKSSFAGNFGIAMVAFITTEHRLQLVKQAASAEHERQEENLLQTMYNAGTSLENEIQKLVKRAFGKEIKLDFTVPQRLLLRVGNDFSSIPSDPRDARQPMQQYDKLDDQGDGIRSFVGITTALLATKRNVFLIDEPEAFLHPPQAFRIGEFIAEQANSKRQIILATHSADLLRGLLSKTTDLTIIRVDRRDKINYFNTLDPNRLQELVNDPLLSSSRVLDGLFYSGVVVVEADSDGRFYQTASNKRKNNIDLYFVNADNKQTVPRITTLYRNMGVRCVGIVDFDVLNEPAEFKKQLEALEFSEERITRMLTIREEIAKAAKELPCDERLEKVKEEITSLLTSINKAQGKAFSSESEAKSEKENLLIQIGRKASKIANSTKNWNDFKEKGRAALPAELQSSFDELWKTCSEKGLFINPCGELESMLTHAGLAYNTTDKRLWITKALSMLPRLEVNDNEYPWKFIKEIQDYLMG, encoded by the coding sequence ATGTATATCTACAAACTCACCCGGATCGTATTCAACAATGGAGAAGAAGTTAAACCAGGAAACCTTACCGTTATCATTGGGCCGAACAATGCTGGAAAAAGCCGTATTTTAAAGGACATTGCTCAGAAAACCACAACAAGTACACCTCTACCTAATGTTGTTGTTAGCGATGTTGACTGGACAACCCCACAGAATCTACAAGAGCTACGCGAAGCTCATAGTTTAGAACGCTACCAAGACGAATATAATAACTGGGTGTTTCGTACACTAGCTCCTGAGCTTTCCCTGGAACGCCAAGTCGGTGCAAGCTTCTGGTCTGAATCTGAAGATGACCAAATTTATTATTTATCTGATAAATCTTCATTTGCCGGCAATTTTGGTATTGCTATGGTTGCATTCATCACCACAGAACACCGTCTTCAATTAGTAAAACAGGCTGCTAGTGCAGAGCATGAAAGACAAGAAGAAAATCTGCTGCAAACTATGTATAATGCAGGAACTTCTCTAGAGAATGAAATACAAAAGTTAGTTAAGCGTGCCTTTGGCAAAGAAATTAAGCTGGATTTCACTGTACCTCAAAGATTACTTCTTCGAGTTGGAAATGATTTTAGTTCAATTCCTTCAGATCCAAGAGATGCTAGACAGCCGATGCAGCAGTATGACAAATTGGATGATCAAGGGGATGGAATCAGAAGTTTTGTGGGAATTACTACTGCATTGCTGGCGACTAAACGAAATGTATTTCTAATCGATGAACCAGAGGCTTTTCTTCATCCCCCTCAAGCTTTTCGGATAGGTGAATTCATTGCAGAACAAGCAAACAGCAAACGCCAGATAATTTTAGCCACGCACAGCGCCGACTTACTGCGCGGTCTTTTAAGCAAGACAACTGATCTCACTATTATTCGGGTTGACCGTAGAGATAAAATAAATTATTTTAATACACTTGACCCAAATCGCTTACAAGAATTAGTAAACGATCCTCTATTGAGTTCATCTCGTGTTCTCGACGGACTCTTTTACTCCGGCGTAGTTGTAGTAGAAGCAGATAGTGATGGGCGGTTTTACCAAACTGCCTCTAACAAGCGGAAAAATAACATCGATTTATATTTCGTTAATGCAGATAATAAGCAAACTGTTCCACGGATTACCACATTGTATCGGAATATGGGAGTACGCTGTGTAGGAATCGTTGATTTTGATGTGTTGAATGAGCCTGCAGAATTTAAAAAGCAGTTAGAAGCTTTAGAGTTTAGTGAGGAAAGGATCACTCGAATGCTGACTATTCGTGAAGAAATTGCAAAAGCAGCTAAAGAACTTCCTTGTGATGAGAGATTAGAGAAGGTTAAAGAGGAAATAACATCACTATTAACTTCTATCAATAAGGCACAAGGAAAAGCTTTTTCTTCTGAGAGCGAAGCTAAATCTGAAAAAGAGAATTTACTGATCCAAATTGGACGTAAAGCTAGTAAAATTGCAAACTCGACCAAAAACTGGAACGATTTCAAGGAGAAAGGGCGGGCAGCCTTGCCAGCAGAATTGCAATCTAGTTTTGACGAATTATGGAAAACCTGTTCAGAAAAAGGGCTATTTATCAATCCATGTGGTGAGTTAGAGTCAATGCTCACACATGCAGGGCTTGCTTACAACACAACAGATAAACGGCTATGGATTACAAAAGCGTTGTCAATGCTTCCCAGGCTCGAAGTTAATGACAATGAATATCCCTGGAAATTTATCAAAGAGATTCAAGATTATCTAATGGGTTAG
- a CDS encoding XisI protein: MAKLDQYREYIQNLLTKYGSYKPSEEDVEIQLIFDTVRDHYQIIEIGWDGYDRIYNCVMHLDIKAEKIWIQRNMTDIQIAEELIEMGVPKQNIVLGLQPSNLRQYTQYGVA, encoded by the coding sequence ATGGCAAAACTAGACCAATACCGTGAATATATTCAAAACTTATTAACCAAGTATGGCAGTTACAAACCTTCAGAGGAAGATGTCGAAATTCAACTGATATTCGATACGGTGCGAGATCATTACCAGATTATAGAAATTGGTTGGGATGGATATGACAGAATTTATAATTGTGTGATGCATCTCGATATTAAAGCTGAAAAAATATGGATTCAGCGTAATATGACGGATATCCAAATAGCTGAAGAGTTGATTGAGATGGGAGTACCAAAACAGAATATTGTTTTGGGATTACAGCCATCTAACCTGCGCCAATACACGCAATATGGCGTGGCGTGA
- a CDS encoding group 1 truncated hemoglobin has protein sequence MIDESTTLYTRLGGYDAIAAVADNLLSRLASDPQLGRFWQHRGNDGLRREKQLLIDFLCAKAGGSLYYTGRDMFTSHEGMRISTSDWDAFIGHLNATLEAFQLPEREKQEVLGFIESTKADIVEV, from the coding sequence ATGATTGACGAATCAACTACATTGTATACAAGGCTTGGAGGTTACGATGCGATCGCAGCCGTAGCTGATAATCTTCTCTCCCGTCTCGCGTCCGACCCGCAATTAGGTCGTTTTTGGCAACATAGGGGAAATGATGGTCTGCGTCGAGAGAAACAGCTATTGATTGATTTTCTCTGTGCAAAGGCTGGCGGTTCTCTTTATTACACTGGCCGAGATATGTTTACTTCCCACGAAGGAATGCGAATCAGTACGAGTGATTGGGATGCGTTCATCGGTCATCTTAACGCAACCCTTGAGGCATTCCAGCTTCCAGAACGGGAGAAACAAGAAGTTCTTGGTTTTATTGAGAGTACAAAAGCAGATATCGTTGAAGTATAG
- a CDS encoding dienelactone hydrolase family protein, which yields MSQTTNIEIKTTKVKIPNNGLEIDAYLAQPASSGKFGAVIVFQEIFGVNSNIRDITELIAKQGYVAIAPAMYQRIAPGFTADFSQEDVGFSQQAYQLGLQYYQQVKYQEIISDIQAAIAYLKTLPNVKEDAIGAIGFCFGGHVAYIAATLSDIKATASFYGGGITTSSYGEQTPTINRTSEIKGTIYAFFGIRDTLVSLEETEQIEAELKKHQIKHRVFRYDAGHGFFAGFFVDKYPFMAQHPSYNPEAAPDAWQHVLELFQNNL from the coding sequence ATGTCGCAAACAACAAACATCGAAATTAAGACTACAAAAGTCAAAATACCTAACAACGGCTTAGAAATTGATGCTTATTTAGCTCAACCAGCTAGTTCAGGTAAATTTGGCGCTGTTATAGTTTTTCAAGAAATTTTTGGAGTTAACAGTAACATTCGAGACATCACCGAATTAATAGCTAAACAAGGATACGTAGCAATAGCACCTGCTATGTATCAACGTATTGCTCCCGGTTTTACGGCTGACTTTAGCCAAGAAGATGTGGGGTTTAGTCAACAAGCATATCAGCTTGGTTTGCAATACTATCAACAAGTAAAGTATCAAGAAATAATCAGCGATATTCAAGCTGCGATCGCCTACTTGAAAACTTTACCTAATGTCAAAGAAGATGCCATTGGCGCAATTGGTTTTTGTTTTGGTGGTCACGTTGCTTACATAGCTGCAACGTTAAGCGATATCAAAGCCACAGCTTCATTTTACGGCGGTGGGATTACTACTTCTAGTTATGGTGAACAGACACCAACCATTAATCGCACTTCTGAAATTAAAGGTACTATTTATGCATTTTTTGGTATAAGAGATACATTAGTTTCTCTAGAAGAAACTGAGCAAATTGAAGCAGAACTCAAGAAACATCAAATCAAGCATCGTGTATTTAGATACGATGCAGGACACGGTTTCTTTGCCGGATTTTTTGTAGACAAGTACCCATTCATGGCACAGCACCCAAGTTACAACCCAGAAGCTGCTCCTGATGCTTGGCAACATGTTCTAGAATTGTTTCAAAACAACTTGTGA
- a CDS encoding transposase produces the protein MPNYRRLYISGATYFITQVTYQRQPWLCSDIGRTAVRAALGHVRKNYPFSIDAFVLLPDHFHTLWTLPTGDNNLSIRMLLIKRFVTKYYGNQLGLDVEISRSREKRKEGNLWQRRFWEHLIRDEVDFANHCDYIHYNPVRHQLCESPQQWAFSSFHRFIEQNIYPLDWGSGEVQFVSDVWDV, from the coding sequence ATGCCCAACTACCGCAGACTCTATATTTCTGGCGCTACTTACTTCATTACCCAAGTTACCTACCAACGACAACCCTGGCTTTGCTCTGATATCGGACGTACTGCTGTTCGTGCTGCGCTTGGACATGTGCGAAAAAATTACCCTTTTTCCATTGATGCATTTGTTCTTTTGCCGGATCACTTTCATACTTTATGGACTCTGCCTACGGGAGATAATAATCTATCGATACGAATGCTTTTGATAAAACGCTTTGTGACTAAATACTATGGCAATCAGCTAGGGCTTGATGTCGAAATCTCCCGTTCACGAGAAAAGCGAAAAGAAGGAAATTTATGGCAACGTCGTTTTTGGGAGCATTTAATTAGGGATGAAGTAGATTTTGCGAACCATTGTGACTACATTCACTATAATCCTGTACGGCATCAACTTTGTGAATCACCACAACAATGGGCTTTTTCTAGTTTTCATCGTTTTATTGAGCAGAATATTTACCCGTTAGATTGGGGTAGTGGTGAGGTTCAATTTGTTTCTGATGTTTGGGATGTTTGA
- a CDS encoding EcsC family protein: MVSANTGDDNNNPIKATLEWIADAGINGLGILPSAEQVAADHLSKAASIEDAINSVIAWRTTYAAGTGFLTGLGGIAAMPITIPVGLAASYALGANTAAAIAHLRGYDIYSEQVRTMVLLCLIGEAGEEILKTAGITIGTKVCQNLIKQIPGKVLIEINKKVGFRLITKAGEKGVINIMKMLPLVGGVVGGTFDGIFVNSCGKTAKKVFVQASDR; the protein is encoded by the coding sequence ATGGTTTCAGCTAACACAGGCGATGATAATAACAATCCAATAAAAGCAACTCTTGAGTGGATAGCTGATGCTGGGATTAACGGGTTAGGGATTCTGCCATCTGCGGAGCAAGTTGCAGCAGATCACTTGAGCAAAGCAGCTAGTATTGAAGATGCTATTAATTCAGTTATTGCATGGAGAACTACTTATGCTGCTGGTACAGGTTTTCTCACTGGACTAGGCGGTATTGCAGCAATGCCTATTACTATTCCAGTGGGTTTAGCTGCGTCTTATGCCCTTGGAGCAAACACGGCGGCCGCAATAGCTCACCTTCGAGGATATGATATCTACTCTGAACAAGTTAGAACAATGGTTCTTTTATGTCTAATCGGTGAAGCTGGCGAGGAAATTCTGAAAACCGCAGGTATTACAATCGGCACAAAGGTATGTCAAAATCTGATCAAACAGATACCTGGTAAAGTTCTGATTGAAATCAATAAAAAGGTCGGTTTCCGACTAATCACTAAGGCTGGTGAAAAGGGCGTAATCAATATTATGAAAATGCTGCCTCTAGTCGGAGGTGTCGTTGGAGGCACTTTTGATGGCATATTTGTGAATAGCTGTGGAAAAACTGCAAAAAAAGTATTTGTCCAAGCCTCAGACAGATAA